One window of the Mytilus galloprovincialis chromosome 14, xbMytGall1.hap1.1, whole genome shotgun sequence genome contains the following:
- the LOC143058348 gene encoding uncharacterized protein LOC143058348, translating into MSEKNEKDLFDRVKTKKWEMAKLPAGSSLGCLFSWIGTKGDYESAQRKAITTKGWRRYTSTFTSEGKLMLARLSVLMWGGIAAYVAYRFLRPERKTKLEKEPVG; encoded by the exons ATGagcgaaaaaaatgaaaaagacctaTTCGATAGAGTTAAAACTAAAAAATGGGAAATGGCAAAATTACCAGCAGGAAGCAGCTTGGGGTGTTTATTTTCTTGGATAGG GACGAAGGGAGATTATGAAAGTGCCCAAAGAAAAGCAATAACAACAAAAGGTTGGAGGAGATACACAAGTACATTTACAAGTGAAGGAAAACTGATG ttaGCCCGTCTCTCCGTGTTGATGTGGGGTGGAATTGCTGCATATGTTGCCTACAGGTTTCTGAGACCAGAAAGgaaaacaaaacttgaaaaagAACCAGTTGGATAG